TTGCGCAAGTGCAAGACCGCGACAACCACGGAGATGCTAACAACAGCCGCAGGAACAGCCCAGTATTGCTTTGTCAAGTCCACGAGCTTCTTTGGATAATCGGTTGGCTGATTCTTGAAGAAAATCTCGAGCTCTGGAATATCCGAGGAGGTGGTGTCAAGCTCCCCAATGCAGAAGGCTTCCATTTCCTCCCTCGCAGTTTTGCTGTGCCCGGCATCTTCAAAATCTTCGGTGGCATCTCTTCCTAATGAAATCGAATCTCAAAAATTCAGATCATGACACATCTACATTGTTGTTTGAGATGATTATCTGAACTGAAACAAAATCTTGATTGCACAGTCTAATAAGTTGAGTAAGTTATGGAGATTGGAAGCTTATAAATGTACCAGTTGCAGCCAGGAGCACATCGTCTCCACCAGGGTGGTCGTCCAAATAGGTTGACACATCGTACACCTGGGATTAACCAATGCACTATGATCAGACCATTGAGTTTGATGTCAAATTATAGT
This Pyrus communis chromosome 6, drPyrComm1.1, whole genome shotgun sequence DNA region includes the following protein-coding sequences:
- the LOC137737947 gene encoding cytochrome b5-like encodes the protein MPTLTKLYTMQEASQHNTKDNCWVVIDGKVYDVSTYLDDHPGGDDVLLAATGRDATEDFEDAGHSKTAREEMEAFCIGELDTTSSDIPELEIFFKNQPTDYPKKLVDLTKQYWAVPAAVVSISVVVAVLHLRKK